The following proteins are encoded in a genomic region of Nicotiana sylvestris chromosome 4, ASM39365v2, whole genome shotgun sequence:
- the LOC104225935 gene encoding subtilisin-like protease SBT5.4 isoform X8: MVLSHSRRFSSRLCKAGALDPKKVKGTILVCLRGDNARVDKGQQDALAGAVGMVPANDYASGDEIIADPHVLPATQISYTDGLELFAYVNSTSFHYTSNDSIGNKAAPVMAAFSSIGPNTVAQEILKVLHWFINFSLK; encoded by the exons ATG GTTTTGAGCCACTCAAGAAGATTTTCCAG TCGCTTATGCAAAGCTGGGGCATTGGACCCTAAAAAGGTAAAGGGAACTATTTTAGTTTGTCTAAGAGGAGATAATGCAAGGGTTGACAAGGGACAGCAAGATGCTTTGGCAGGCGCAGTTGGAATGGTTCCAGCCAACGATTATGCATCTGGCGATGAAATTATTGCTGATCCTCACGTCTTACCTGCTACACAAATTAGTTACACTGATGGGCTTGAACTCTTTGCTTATGTTAATTCAACAAG CTTTCATTACACATCCAACGACTCAATTGGGAACAAAGCCGCTCCAGTCATGGCAGCCTTTTCATCAATAGGACCTAACACTGTTGCGCAAGAGATCCTTAAGGTTTTGCACTGGTTCATAAATTTTTCACTAAAGTGA
- the LOC104225935 gene encoding subtilisin-like protease SBT5.4 isoform X10, translating to MVLSHSRRFSSRLCKAGALDPKKVKGTILVCLRGDNARVDKGQQDALAGAVGMVPANDYASGDEIIADPHVLPATQISYTDGLELFAYVNSTSTPTAFITHPTTQLGTKPLQSWQPFHQ from the exons ATG GTTTTGAGCCACTCAAGAAGATTTTCCAG TCGCTTATGCAAAGCTGGGGCATTGGACCCTAAAAAGGTAAAGGGAACTATTTTAGTTTGTCTAAGAGGAGATAATGCAAGGGTTGACAAGGGACAGCAAGATGCTTTGGCAGGCGCAGTTGGAATGGTTCCAGCCAACGATTATGCATCTGGCGATGAAATTATTGCTGATCCTCACGTCTTACCTGCTACACAAATTAGTTACACTGATGGGCTTGAACTCTTTGCTTATGTTAATTCAACAAG TACACCTACAGCTTTCATTACACATCCAACGACTCAATTGGGAACAAAGCCGCTCCAGTCATGGCAGCCTTTTCATCAATAG
- the LOC104225935 gene encoding subtilisin-like protease SBT5.4 isoform X7, protein MEVLSHSRRFSSRLCKAGALDPKKVKGTILVCLRGDNARVDKGQQDALAGAVGMVPANDYASGDEIIADPHVLPATQISYTDGLELFAYVNSTSFHYTSNDSIGNKAAPVMAAFSSIGPNTVAQEILKVLHWFINFSLK, encoded by the exons ATGGAG GTTTTGAGCCACTCAAGAAGATTTTCCAG TCGCTTATGCAAAGCTGGGGCATTGGACCCTAAAAAGGTAAAGGGAACTATTTTAGTTTGTCTAAGAGGAGATAATGCAAGGGTTGACAAGGGACAGCAAGATGCTTTGGCAGGCGCAGTTGGAATGGTTCCAGCCAACGATTATGCATCTGGCGATGAAATTATTGCTGATCCTCACGTCTTACCTGCTACACAAATTAGTTACACTGATGGGCTTGAACTCTTTGCTTATGTTAATTCAACAAG CTTTCATTACACATCCAACGACTCAATTGGGAACAAAGCCGCTCCAGTCATGGCAGCCTTTTCATCAATAGGACCTAACACTGTTGCGCAAGAGATCCTTAAGGTTTTGCACTGGTTCATAAATTTTTCACTAAAGTGA
- the LOC104225935 gene encoding uncharacterized protein isoform X1, with translation MFIHFSMTIRRGVFRILTWWVRLLRILRWICGCTRRDKIKNEVIRDRVGVASVEDKMRESMLRWFGHVKRKSIDPERLAMESLRRGRGRPKKYWGEVIRRDMTPLQLTEDMTLDRRVWRSRIKVEVAYAKLGHWTLKSTPTAFITHPTTQLGTKPLQSWQPFHQ, from the exons ATGTTCATCCATTTTTCAATGACGATAAGAAGAGGCGTATTTAGAATTTTAACTTGGTGGGTTCGACTTTTAAG GATTTTGAGATGGATATGTGGGTGTACCAGGAGAgataagattaagaatgaagttattcgggacagagtgggagtagcctccgtggaggacaagatgcgggagtcgatgctgagatggttcggacatgttaAGAGAAAAAGCATTGATCCTGAGAGGTTGGCCATGGAGAGTTTGAGAAGAggtcgaggtaggcctaagaagtactgGGGAGAAGTGATTAGACGGGACATGACACCGCTTCAGCTCACTGAGGATATGACCCTTGATAgaagggtgtggaggtcgaggattaaggtagaag TCGCTTATGCAAAGCTGGGGCATTGGACCCTAAAAAG TACACCTACAGCTTTCATTACACATCCAACGACTCAATTGGGAACAAAGCCGCTCCAGTCATGGCAGCCTTTTCATCAATAG
- the LOC104225935 gene encoding uncharacterized protein isoform X3, with the protein MFIHFSMTIRRGVFRILTWWVRLLRRDKIKNEVIRDRVGVASVEDKMRESMLRWFGHVKRKSIDPERLAMESLRRGRGRPKKYWGEVIRRDMTPLQLTEDMTLDRRVWRSRIKVEVAYAKLGHWTLKSTPTAFITHPTTQLGTKPLQSWQPFHQ; encoded by the exons ATGTTCATCCATTTTTCAATGACGATAAGAAGAGGCGTATTTAGAATTTTAACTTGGTGGGTTCGACTTTTAAG GAGAgataagattaagaatgaagttattcgggacagagtgggagtagcctccgtggaggacaagatgcgggagtcgatgctgagatggttcggacatgttaAGAGAAAAAGCATTGATCCTGAGAGGTTGGCCATGGAGAGTTTGAGAAGAggtcgaggtaggcctaagaagtactgGGGAGAAGTGATTAGACGGGACATGACACCGCTTCAGCTCACTGAGGATATGACCCTTGATAgaagggtgtggaggtcgaggattaaggtagaag TCGCTTATGCAAAGCTGGGGCATTGGACCCTAAAAAG TACACCTACAGCTTTCATTACACATCCAACGACTCAATTGGGAACAAAGCCGCTCCAGTCATGGCAGCCTTTTCATCAATAG
- the LOC104225935 gene encoding uncharacterized protein isoform X2 has product MFIHFSMTIRRGVFRILTWILRWICGCTRRDKIKNEVIRDRVGVASVEDKMRESMLRWFGHVKRKSIDPERLAMESLRRGRGRPKKYWGEVIRRDMTPLQLTEDMTLDRRVWRSRIKVEVAYAKLGHWTLKSTPTAFITHPTTQLGTKPLQSWQPFHQ; this is encoded by the exons ATGTTCATCCATTTTTCAATGACGATAAGAAGAGGCGTATTTAGAATTTTAACTTG GATTTTGAGATGGATATGTGGGTGTACCAGGAGAgataagattaagaatgaagttattcgggacagagtgggagtagcctccgtggaggacaagatgcgggagtcgatgctgagatggttcggacatgttaAGAGAAAAAGCATTGATCCTGAGAGGTTGGCCATGGAGAGTTTGAGAAGAggtcgaggtaggcctaagaagtactgGGGAGAAGTGATTAGACGGGACATGACACCGCTTCAGCTCACTGAGGATATGACCCTTGATAgaagggtgtggaggtcgaggattaaggtagaag TCGCTTATGCAAAGCTGGGGCATTGGACCCTAAAAAG TACACCTACAGCTTTCATTACACATCCAACGACTCAATTGGGAACAAAGCCGCTCCAGTCATGGCAGCCTTTTCATCAATAG
- the LOC104225935 gene encoding subtilisin-like protease SBT5.4 isoform X4 yields MFIHFSMTIRRGVFRILTWWVRLLSRLCKAGALDPKKVKGTILVCLRGDNARVDKGQQDALAGAVGMVPANDYASGDEIIADPHVLPATQISYTDGLELFAYVNSTSFHYTSNDSIGNKAAPVMAAFSSIGPNTVAQEILKVLHWFINFSLK; encoded by the exons ATGTTCATCCATTTTTCAATGACGATAAGAAGAGGCGTATTTAGAATTTTAACTTGGTGGGTTCGACTTTTAAG TCGCTTATGCAAAGCTGGGGCATTGGACCCTAAAAAGGTAAAGGGAACTATTTTAGTTTGTCTAAGAGGAGATAATGCAAGGGTTGACAAGGGACAGCAAGATGCTTTGGCAGGCGCAGTTGGAATGGTTCCAGCCAACGATTATGCATCTGGCGATGAAATTATTGCTGATCCTCACGTCTTACCTGCTACACAAATTAGTTACACTGATGGGCTTGAACTCTTTGCTTATGTTAATTCAACAAG CTTTCATTACACATCCAACGACTCAATTGGGAACAAAGCCGCTCCAGTCATGGCAGCCTTTTCATCAATAGGACCTAACACTGTTGCGCAAGAGATCCTTAAGGTTTTGCACTGGTTCATAAATTTTTCACTAAAGTGA
- the LOC104225935 gene encoding subtilisin-like protease SBT5.4 isoform X6, which yields MFIHFSMTIRRGVFRILTCRLCKAGALDPKKVKGTILVCLRGDNARVDKGQQDALAGAVGMVPANDYASGDEIIADPHVLPATQISYTDGLELFAYVNSTSFHYTSNDSIGNKAAPVMAAFSSIGPNTVAQEILKVLHWFINFSLK from the exons ATGTTCATCCATTTTTCAATGACGATAAGAAGAGGCGTATTTAGAATTTTAACTTG TCGCTTATGCAAAGCTGGGGCATTGGACCCTAAAAAGGTAAAGGGAACTATTTTAGTTTGTCTAAGAGGAGATAATGCAAGGGTTGACAAGGGACAGCAAGATGCTTTGGCAGGCGCAGTTGGAATGGTTCCAGCCAACGATTATGCATCTGGCGATGAAATTATTGCTGATCCTCACGTCTTACCTGCTACACAAATTAGTTACACTGATGGGCTTGAACTCTTTGCTTATGTTAATTCAACAAG CTTTCATTACACATCCAACGACTCAATTGGGAACAAAGCCGCTCCAGTCATGGCAGCCTTTTCATCAATAGGACCTAACACTGTTGCGCAAGAGATCCTTAAGGTTTTGCACTGGTTCATAAATTTTTCACTAAAGTGA
- the LOC104225935 gene encoding uncharacterized protein isoform X5, with amino-acid sequence MFIHFSMTIRRGVFRILTWRDKIKNEVIRDRVGVASVEDKMRESMLRWFGHVKRKSIDPERLAMESLRRGRGRPKKYWGEVIRRDMTPLQLTEDMTLDRRVWRSRIKVEVAYAKLGHWTLKSTPTAFITHPTTQLGTKPLQSWQPFHQ; translated from the exons ATGTTCATCCATTTTTCAATGACGATAAGAAGAGGCGTATTTAGAATTTTAACTTG GAGAgataagattaagaatgaagttattcgggacagagtgggagtagcctccgtggaggacaagatgcgggagtcgatgctgagatggttcggacatgttaAGAGAAAAAGCATTGATCCTGAGAGGTTGGCCATGGAGAGTTTGAGAAGAggtcgaggtaggcctaagaagtactgGGGAGAAGTGATTAGACGGGACATGACACCGCTTCAGCTCACTGAGGATATGACCCTTGATAgaagggtgtggaggtcgaggattaaggtagaag TCGCTTATGCAAAGCTGGGGCATTGGACCCTAAAAAG TACACCTACAGCTTTCATTACACATCCAACGACTCAATTGGGAACAAAGCCGCTCCAGTCATGGCAGCCTTTTCATCAATAG
- the LOC104225935 gene encoding subtilisin-like protease SBT5.4 isoform X9, whose protein sequence is MFIHFSMTIRRGVFRILTWWVRLLSRLCKAGALDPKKVKGTILVCLRGDNARVDKGQQDALAGAVGMVPANDYASGDEIIADPHVLPATQISYTDGLELFAYVNSTSTPTAFITHPTTQLGTKPLQSWQPFHQ, encoded by the exons ATGTTCATCCATTTTTCAATGACGATAAGAAGAGGCGTATTTAGAATTTTAACTTGGTGGGTTCGACTTTTAAG TCGCTTATGCAAAGCTGGGGCATTGGACCCTAAAAAGGTAAAGGGAACTATTTTAGTTTGTCTAAGAGGAGATAATGCAAGGGTTGACAAGGGACAGCAAGATGCTTTGGCAGGCGCAGTTGGAATGGTTCCAGCCAACGATTATGCATCTGGCGATGAAATTATTGCTGATCCTCACGTCTTACCTGCTACACAAATTAGTTACACTGATGGGCTTGAACTCTTTGCTTATGTTAATTCAACAAG TACACCTACAGCTTTCATTACACATCCAACGACTCAATTGGGAACAAAGCCGCTCCAGTCATGGCAGCCTTTTCATCAATAG